Proteins found in one Corynebacterium canis genomic segment:
- the dmpG gene encoding 4-hydroxy-2-oxovalerate aldolase — protein MPKIRLNDTTLRDGSHAIRHQYTEDQVRRVVRALDDAKVQMIEVTHGDGLGGSSFNYGFSKVSDLDLISAAVDEAKHASIACLLLPGLGTVADLKEARERGASMVRIATHCTEADVSIRHFQAARELGMETGGFLMLSHRISPAELAQQARIMVDAGCQCVFVVDSAGSLIMEQASDRVAALIDEIGDEAQVGFHGHQNLSFGVANSVLAVRAGASQIDGSLAGLGAGAGNSPTEVLAVAFERLGIEHGVDLDGILAAAEDVLKPMVERIPAMDRGSIIQGHRGVYNSFLLHAERAAARYGVPTADILAEVGRRGYVGGQEDMIIDVAVALQS, from the coding sequence ATGCCTAAGATTCGCCTCAATGACACCACCCTGCGCGATGGGTCGCACGCAATCCGGCATCAGTACACCGAGGACCAGGTCCGCCGCGTGGTGCGGGCGCTCGACGACGCCAAGGTACAAATGATCGAGGTCACCCACGGCGATGGCCTCGGCGGATCCTCCTTTAACTACGGGTTTTCCAAGGTTTCAGACCTCGATCTGATCTCCGCAGCGGTGGATGAGGCCAAGCACGCCAGCATCGCCTGCCTGCTGCTGCCCGGGTTGGGCACGGTCGCGGACCTGAAGGAAGCCCGCGAGCGCGGCGCCAGCATGGTGCGCATTGCCACCCACTGCACCGAGGCCGACGTGTCCATCCGGCACTTCCAGGCCGCCCGCGAATTGGGCATGGAAACCGGCGGTTTTCTGATGCTTTCGCACCGCATTTCGCCCGCGGAATTGGCACAGCAGGCGCGCATTATGGTCGACGCGGGCTGCCAATGCGTCTTCGTCGTGGACTCCGCCGGTTCCCTCATAATGGAACAGGCGAGCGACCGAGTGGCTGCCCTTATCGACGAAATCGGCGACGAAGCCCAGGTGGGATTCCACGGGCATCAAAACCTGTCGTTTGGGGTGGCGAACTCGGTGCTGGCGGTGCGGGCCGGGGCGTCGCAAATCGACGGCTCGCTGGCCGGGCTGGGTGCGGGCGCCGGCAATTCGCCCACGGAAGTGCTCGCCGTTGCGTTCGAACGTCTGGGGATTGAGCACGGCGTGGACCTCGATGGAATCCTCGCCGCCGCCGAAGATGTGCTCAAACCTATGGTCGAACGGATCCCCGCTATGGACCGCGGCTCCATCATTCAAGGGCATCGCGGCGTGTACAACTCGTTCCTTCTGCATGCCGAACGCGCGGCCGCCCGGTACGGCGTGCCGACGGCGGATATCCTCGCCGAAGTTGGACGCCGTGGCTACGTCGGCGGGCAGGAAGACATGATTATCGACGTCGCGGTAGCGCTGCAGAGCTGA
- a CDS encoding acetaldehyde dehydrogenase (acetylating), producing MTKYTAAVVGPGNIGTDLLIKLLRNSRNVEPVYMIGVDPTSDGLARAEKLGVTASAGGVDWLLEQPDRPDLVFEATSAYAHRANAPRYQEAGIRAIDLTPAAVGPYFCPSVNLDALKTVDNVNMITCGGQATTPIVAAVSRVVEVAYAEIVASIASKSAGPGTRANIDEFMETTARALEQVGGARRGKAILILNPVEPPMLMRNTVYCSLPAAAAEPGELQDRVRQSIDHMVETVQGYVPGYRLTAEPQFDHARPEWNGWGRVTVLIEVRGAADYLPEYAGNLDIITAAAVATADRYVDLLEEGKVHA from the coding sequence ATGACAAAATACACCGCAGCCGTCGTCGGGCCCGGCAATATCGGCACCGACCTTTTGATCAAACTCCTGCGCAATTCCCGCAATGTGGAACCCGTCTATATGATCGGCGTGGACCCCACCTCCGACGGCCTGGCGCGCGCCGAAAAACTCGGCGTTACCGCCTCCGCCGGCGGCGTGGACTGGCTCCTCGAGCAGCCCGATCGGCCCGATCTGGTGTTCGAGGCGACCTCCGCGTACGCGCACCGGGCAAACGCGCCCCGCTACCAGGAAGCCGGCATCCGCGCTATCGACCTCACCCCGGCGGCAGTGGGACCTTACTTCTGCCCTTCGGTAAACCTTGACGCGCTGAAAACCGTGGACAATGTGAACATGATCACGTGCGGTGGGCAGGCAACCACGCCGATCGTCGCCGCGGTCTCGCGCGTGGTGGAGGTAGCCTACGCCGAGATCGTGGCGTCGATAGCCTCGAAATCGGCGGGCCCCGGCACCCGCGCCAATATCGACGAATTCATGGAAACCACCGCCCGCGCCCTCGAACAGGTTGGCGGAGCGCGGCGTGGCAAGGCCATCTTGATCCTGAACCCGGTCGAGCCGCCTATGCTGATGCGCAACACCGTGTACTGCTCGCTGCCCGCGGCCGCCGCCGAGCCGGGCGAATTGCAAGACCGAGTCCGGCAATCCATCGACCACATGGTGGAAACCGTGCAAGGCTACGTGCCCGGGTACCGGCTTACCGCCGAACCACAGTTCGATCACGCGCGGCCGGAGTGGAACGGTTGGGGGCGCGTCACGGTGCTTATCGAAGTCCGCGGCGCCGCCGACTACCTGCCGGAATACGCCGGCAACCTCGATATCATCACCGCCGCCGCCGTCGCTACCGCCGACCGCTACGTGGACCTGCTCGAAGAAGGGAAAGTCCATGCCTAA